GCAGCACATACCAGTTGACACAGTCAGTCCAAAGCTTTaaggaaagataaaaagaaacgCGGTGTGAGAGATTTCTAATTGTGcaacaaataacaaatatttcaaattgtgcatttaaaaaaattcaaaggacttttagtttaaaaaaaaaaaagcaggaattaCCAAGAAGCCCCTGGTGATTTTCTGAATTCTTTACTTGTATTTATACCAAACTTCTTAATTCTCATATTAaatctctgaaaatatataaaataaatatcatgtAAGTTTAAGAAACTATCCCAGTagaagcaaaaaacaacaaagcataaacaaaaccccaaaaacttAAACTACAGACTATATCTAGTAATAACTCTCAGGAGAAAATAACAGATGGTATAATCACGAATAAAGTCTGGCTTCGCAGAGATACATACCTTGACCAGAACACTAAGTAAGGACACATGAAAGTTTCaaacataaaaacatatatatgggatttacagaaacagaaataatgaaagtttgccctagcacagtggttctcaacctgtgggtaatgGCCCCTTTAGCACtcttctatctccaaaaatatttacattgtttcataacagtagaaaataacagttatgaggtagcaatgatataattttatgcttgggggttaccacaacatgaggaactgtattaaagggtctcagcattagtaAAGTTGTAGTAAACCACTACCTACCAGTTCTTAAAAACTATTGGATAGCAAAAATGATAAACCCTGGTTCCAAAACAGATAGATGAACTCAGCAATGTAAATTGTGAAGCAGTTAACAGTAAGAACCCATTGATTGACCCATGCCATGTTTTACCATGGTGGTAAATGTTTGATGTATTTCTTCATTCATATTTACATttgaatattaataattaatattttcaataaactTATGAGTTtatcatctccattttacagacaaggaagcaACTCAGTTTTATTAGGTTATATCAAACCCACCTTATGAAATGCAATGATTAAAATGCTGACTCTAATCTACTTTtacttaaaaagaatatttagtGCAATGCTAGTTTATGAGTATTGTACAggttcacagaaaaaaatctcaggtGTACAGAAATTGTGTAAGGGTAGGGATTTTGATGATGCTTTTCCTtgttgtttgtaatttttttctgcctATTCAAATATAAATAACAATACTAAAAACCCCTTAAGTTAATCTGAAAGGTTAATGGAAAGATGAGAAAGAGATTAAGATAATGATTTCAGGATGATAGATTATAAAGGAAAAGAGACAAAGTGGGTGAAAGCCAAAAGAGAATTACCATGATTGGAAAATGCAACACGCTTGTGTTCATGCACAACTAGAAAGCTTTGTGTAGCTGGGGAGCACTCATAACTCAGCCTAAGCATCAGATACACTTTTCAagcacatttaaaatgtatttaaaaatagaagctaTAATAACTGAAAGCATTGCATCTGTGGAATAGACACAATGGAACAGGTTAGGAGATGCAGAAGTTAGGGAAGGAATGATCTCTGCATTAGCAAATGTCATGAGGACCACTGAGAACTAGCTAATACAAGATCAAACGAGACATGTTTGCTTAGagagcacacacaaagaaatcccACATTAATTCACTTATTCCAAGTGGTAATGTTGGAACTACAGTGCTGCTCTGAACACTCTTTGCACATCTCTGGAACCGACCACACAGGGCCACACGACTCCAACACTCTCCCCTTTCCTAGAGACCGCAGCCCATTACCTGTCTTTCAGAAGCAATGGTCTTGTGCTCTTTTCCACCACTGAACAGCTCTACTGTGGAAACCTGAACATGCTCAGCTCCACCGGCTAGGTTCTCTAACAAACTGAAAAGTCAGCAAAACTACGGAAAGACAGCGAGCAAATCTTAGTGACACTGACGGATGGGACGtctaagtgtttttgtttttgttttgttttgttttccttcagtgatggtcAAACCCTGGGTCTGGATGCTAGCAGCTGAGTTGTAACAATAGGATGCACCCCAGCCTGTCAACTCAGGATGTCTTGATTAAACCTCAAAACATGAATATACCTACAAACCATCATTCAATGAAAATAGTTCAGAAAaattattgtatttatgtatttatataaagttTGCAAACagcgtgtgtgcgcacacacacaaataaatctatcCAGTAACAATATAGATAAGGGTGGAGGTGTAGTTTGGTGACAGAATGCTtccctggcatgcacaaggcctgagTTCATCACTGGAACTGTAAATAAATCAACTAAAGTGAATACAGTTTCACTGTGGCTGGTGAGGTCTTATTTGACCTGCTTTGAGTTCATCAAAACATAAGTAAATTATAGCCAGACAGATATAAACCAGCTGAAGGATTGCTGTTAACCCGGGGGCGGTGGGAGGCAGTAAGtagggaggagagggggcagcATCTATACATAACGTCTGCTCTTCTAAGAGGGAAGCTGCAAGACACAGATTTATGCAAATGTAGACCAGGATTCAGTGACACGGTAGTGAGAGGTCCCGAGACTGCAGTTCTATAATCTCACACATAAGGACAGGCTATCCCTGGGTTTAAGGAACACATAGCAATACTGATTACACCTTTGTGTTGAGCACAGGTGCCTTGTGTTTTCTGCATGTCTGACATATACAAAAATGACGTCCAGAAGACTTGCCAGCAGCTGCACATGAGTGCTAAGTAACATCACTAGTAACTGGAGTGGTGCaagcatctctgtgtgtgcatgtgtgtacacacatatacacaaagagacTGAGGGGCAGCGGGAGAGGCTGTTCTTATTGTGACACATAAACCATGAAAAATCTCACATCAATAGCTAAGTCTTAtagaactttaaaataatgattaataattttttatattttctgttacCAAGTTCCTAAAGTTTGACACATTACATTACTTAGTTAAATTAATCCTAACCTCTTCATCTGTCATCGATGTGATACTCCTTAGGGACACTTTATGAGATGCTCttacactacaaaaaaaaaaacagaaagtagcCTTAATTCAGATGACATTTAGATTAGTAATAATTCAGGACACTATTTTAAGTATTATAAGCCAATGATaccataaaaagagaaaaattgctTTGTAAATGCATACTCCTGAGGGTTTAGGCAATTTGTATTAGTTAGCTAATTAATATATCCATTCAATAAAGAACAAAATCTATGAAGGCCAGGACCTTGTGGTGGGCTTTGAGTTATATTTGCCAAAATCTATAGTGGCTGATGGAATATAACAGCAAAccccaataaatatttgtgagGCGAATAAACAGGTAAGCAAAATGGTATTTAGTGACTTGAATATACCAGGATGTGTTATGGGGTATAAGGAAAAAACCCAAAGTTGCCATTCCCCTTCAGGGCACCAACATTCAGTAAGCAAGaaagatacataaaattaatatgtatattaCACTACATTTAATAAATACTGATATAACTTCAAATCTATCTATTTTGTATAAGTGATAGGGAAATAAATATGCTTAGAGGAACtatatgtaaacaaatgtgtaataaaatgcaaaattaaattagaCAACATGGATAATAAAATACCAATAAGGTGTCCAGTTTGTGCAGGAGGTCCTTAGGAATTTCCAAGAATTAATACTAATTCTGAGCATAGAGGAGTAACAATCTACTGGTTGGCTTTGGTCTGTAAGTACAAGTAAAACTGGGAAGGGAAAATCTGAGACTGTATGTTACTAGGGAAACTGGGGTTCCCTGCTGGATTCTCATTCTAACTAATAAAAGAACTTAGAAACAGACTGGGGAGCACaaggatatttttattaaaatctgaGATAAAAAAGCCTGCAAGCTGTGCATCTTGATGGCCGTCAGGAGGGAGACGGAGCAGAGCGGGAAAGCGCGTTCTGAGTTCGGGTCTGAGAAAGCGGCACCTCCTCTGGGGGAAGTTGGTGAGAAGCTGGATGGAGGGTCGCGAGCTTCAGAAAGGTGACGAGGAAGCCCAGGGTTCCTGGAAACGGCAGCATAGACTTTTGGCCAGCAACCaaaggaaagagacacagagaagaaaagatcTTAGGGAATCGGGCGGGCTCGGCAGGACTCTGGAGCAGACGGGCCCCGACAGCTGCAGGGCAGAGGGCTTGGGGGAAGGATAACTGTCATCTGTGCAGGGATGTTGTTCCTGCTTCAGCCTGTTTCCTGAGGGGCGGTCTCCTGGCCAGGTGATGGACATGCCCAAATGGATTAACTCTTAAGGAATGAGCCAATAATATGTTttagtcttttttattatttttctttattcttcaaaatttcatacatgtatataatgaaatacGATCATATCCACTCCCACTTCCCTCCTATAATTCTCCCTGCACACCTCAAAATGCCCTCCTCCAACTTcatgtctccttccttccctttttttttttttgtttgtttgtttgtttgtctgttttcgagacagggtttctctgtgtagctttggtgcctttcctgtatctccctctgtagcccaggctggcctcgaactcacagagatctgcctgcctctgcctcccacgtgctggaattaaagccatgggctaccaccgcccagcttccttccttccttccttccttccttccttccttccttccttccttccttccttccttccttccttccttccttccttccttcctctctttctttctttctttctttctttttttttttttttttttttttttttttttttttaataatccacTAGTCCAATTAATGCcgtttgtttatgtatgtgtcaGGGGCCACCCTTCGGAGCTGACCAGAACATCATGTCTCCACCTGGGACCAGAGGCAGAAATCACATCCCATTCCTCTGATCAGGAGTCAGGAGTTCCCCCTTAATGggcctcaaagcctgtccctgcCCCCAGTACCCTACCCAGACGATATTAAATTCTAAGGCAGGGCAAAGGTGACGGTTCCCTTACTAGTGTGGACAGAAAGAAATGGGAGGTCGGGTCCACAGCTGATCAGGAGGTCTGCATCCATAAGAAAATTTACTGTTATAATTAAGGACTATCACTGAGAGTAATCAGGTTAGACTTTCCTCTGATAAAGATTCCTTGGTAGCTATGTAGGATATGGTCAAGAAGTGGATCAGATTAGGTGAAAAGAAATTATATTAGGGAAGTTTTCCACGGGTGGAGATTAGAAGAAGTAGAGTTCAGATGGGGAAGTCAAGGGGCTTTTCAACGAAGAACAAAATGAAGATCAGCAATGTTAGGATGGCTTCCACTTCCTCAACGGGGAAGGCCAATGGGTTGTGTGCTGGTGATTATATGTTCACAGATACATTTGAACTAAAAGTATACATACCTACATTGAATAAAGGCACCAGTAGAAAAACGTGAGCAACATACAAATTTAAGCATACAGAAAGTGTGTCTGAGACAAGATGGAAGAACTTGGGGGAAGCATCTGTGTGATGTCTCATTTTTCACAATTCTCACGTCTGTGTCAGATTATCTAGTGAATATTAAGCTGTCAGTGAATGTTAGCTATCATACTATCCTGGATCACCCAAGATTATcagttccttctctccctttttattttcatttatttcttagttttaaataagtatttatttgCCTTAGGAAATGAAATGTAGAAAAATTATCCATTCCATGTAAATGTTATAGTGATGGTCTTCAGAtctcttttagaaaaataatacatgTCACTGAAAGCTGAGGCAGTGTGTTTCAAAAATGTACTTGTATGAGAATTTGAGATGAAAAAGGTAGAGAAATTTATCAAATGTTCGGAATGGCTTGAAATggacctttaaaatgttttttcttctatttaactTGAAGATTATAATCACATTGAAATTCCTATTCCAAAGCCGACTTCAcaaaatatatatactttaaaccACGTATGTGTCTCTTCTACTGACTTGAGGCCAACTGTAATTCATCATGCATGTTCTTGTACCTAACTATGAATCTGGAATATGATTCTGAAACACTACGTGAGTGACTCCCCCAAACGAAACTCATGTTACACTTAGGTGCACAATGACATATTCTGCATCTTAAAAcaaatgttttgctttttcaatgTAACCGCCCTGAAAGAGAGGTGCAGAGAGAACAGGTGTGGACTGGCAGTGACTGCACATTCCTGAGCATCCTTCTAGCTTCTGCATTTTGTGTCAAGTAGTCTTTACACACGATGAAGGAAACAGTATCTCTACACAGTGAGCAATGAGCAAAGCCGAGAGTGAACCCCAAAGCTGTCCACCTCTGAGACCCACAGTCTTGCAGCAGACTCTGTTACTGATGCTGGAAAGCCAGGATCTATTATATTTGCTGCGTATTTGATTAAAGTTATAAATTTTGCAGAACAACATGCATCTCACTGACTTATTGTGTGCTTCTTTGGGACCATCTTCACTCagagtttctgtttcttcctccttcagagaagagagacacacagtGAGGGTCAGTCAGAGGCACAGGGCAGAAAAGAGCTTCTTCAAAGAGTAACAGTACACCACAACTTGCCTAAAACTCAGGCATTAGGCGGTCAGCTGGTGAGCCAATTCCTTTAAAGTTCAAATGTCCTACACATCACTAAATTTCCTCttacagtttaaaataaaaggtATCTGAGTATCATTTGTATCGACAGAGATGACATCTGTCTGATTTCTACTTCAACCTTAATTTAGTCAACCACATTAATGAAAGGGAAGTGTAGCTATAGGTCAGAAGAAAACAAGCAAGAAGATCTGGAAATATCTGGATCCATCTGGAATGCAGGAGAAAGtataatataaaaacagaatggaaaaagtGGTAGCACAGTGGAGGATAACAAAATACATGCTTTGCTTCAGACAAACATCAGAATcaagataaatttaaataaactCCATGCATCTTTTTATCCAAGTATGAAAGAATCTTAACATTCTTGTTAAATGGAGCCAATGTCAGCCCTAAAGTCGCCAACACGTGCTGCCGGCAGGTGtcagatgagaaaatgaagagaTGCTTCTAATCTTTAATAGAATTTCAGTTTAGAAATGTGTCTATACCTCAGAAACGTCAGACTCTTCTTCCAGTTCTTCTAAAGAGGCTTCTTCTTCTATGTTGAAAGAATATAACGAACATGAGATGACGAAAGTACTTACAAATGGAATGTTAGCAGACTCCCCACCCCATTGGGATTCACTTCACACTTCTGACCCTGTCACTTCCCTGCTCAGGAAGTGGAACGCCTTGGCTTGATGTCCAAGTCTATTCATATTTGGTTCTAAATGAACCTTGAATCCCATTTCCCGTGGCTGTCTCCCCATGGGGCATTGGGATCTAGAGAAGCActggaggaaagaggaagcagagggtCACACAAACACGCATATCTACAGACTGTCTTCTGGCTGGGTCTCTGTCACGTGAGAGGCAGAGATAAAGTCACACAGAGATGGTAAGCTGCAGACTTAAGGGCTTTGACTCAGACACCCAATGGGCGAGAAGCACTTGTGTGAGCACACAAACACTACGGCAATGCTAAAGGGAAAAGGCTCAGGGAATTTTGATCAAATAAAGAGTATCTGACACCAGGGCTACGAACCAGTACACAACACGTGATCCTGGCAGTCTGAGGCTATCAGTTCCCTCCACCCTTGACTTTTCTACAACTCATACCCCCACCtagattttcacttttctttttttctgtattttgttatCTTCTTTCCTTTGCTATTGAATCTGAGTACTTCTAActatattattgttttgttttgtttgtttgtttttttgagacaaagcctctCTAAGTAGCCAAGGCTgcactggaactcactatgtagaccaggctggcctcaaactccc
The window above is part of the Peromyscus maniculatus bairdii isolate BWxNUB_F1_BW_parent chromosome 13, HU_Pman_BW_mat_3.1, whole genome shotgun sequence genome. Proteins encoded here:
- the LOC143268334 gene encoding uncharacterized protein LOC143268334 isoform X3, with amino-acid sequence MAGAGSDGEALAPRMQIIEMNDKLRNRQEIVNGLNIFLEENEEEASLEELEEESDVSEEEETETLSEDGPKEAHNNVRASHKVSLRSITSMTDEERFNMRIKKFGINTSKEFRKSPGASCFGLTVSTGKEEKAAGTFPTPVTHSCIFSPGFLCQKLIEDPN